The Kitasatospora paranensis genome has a window encoding:
- a CDS encoding LysR family transcriptional regulator, with amino-acid sequence MELQHLRSFLEVSSELSFTRAAKKLNYAQSSVTAQIQHLEASLGAVLFDRRGRRISLTESGQRLRPVAERIVALADLAQREVAGAADRLAGRRPERGPLGRPDAGPDLPGRPGVRTALALPAQRGPVRLPPAGRPAPSAAQGSQQAPRAGSSTSQADRTRVIRSNSSRTEPR; translated from the coding sequence ATGGAACTCCAACACCTGCGGTCGTTCCTCGAGGTGTCGAGCGAGCTGAGCTTCACCCGAGCGGCGAAGAAGCTGAACTACGCGCAGTCCAGCGTGACGGCGCAGATCCAGCACCTGGAGGCATCGCTCGGCGCGGTGCTGTTCGACCGCAGGGGCCGGCGGATCTCCCTGACCGAGAGCGGGCAGCGGCTGCGGCCGGTGGCCGAGCGGATCGTCGCGCTCGCCGACCTGGCCCAGCGCGAGGTGGCGGGTGCGGCCGACCGGCTGGCCGGCCGCCGGCCCGAGCGCGGTCCGCTGGGCCGCCCCGACGCCGGGCCGGATCTCCCCGGTCGTCCGGGCGTCCGGACGGCGCTGGCACTGCCCGCCCAGCGGGGCCCGGTACGGCTCCCGCCGGCGGGCCGCCCCGCGCCGTCCGCCGCTCAGGGCTCCCAGCAGGCGCCGAGGGCGGGCAGCAGCACGTCCCAGGCGGACCGCACCCGGGTGATCAGGTCCAACTCCTCGCGCACCGAACCGAGGTAG
- a CDS encoding AfsA-related hotdog domain-containing protein yields the protein MDQSHPTFFDHGSDHVQAVLMLEALKQCGLLAVADRAPLAGGVLSAMRVGFHAYGEFGSDIELDAREAEPPRAGADRAVAGLGAERLVNAQAVQDGQVITDADLVFRADWRKAPEES from the coding sequence ATCGACCAGAGCCATCCCACCTTCTTCGACCACGGCTCCGACCACGTGCAGGCCGTGCTGATGCTGGAGGCGCTCAAGCAGTGCGGCCTGCTGGCCGTCGCCGACCGGGCACCGCTGGCCGGCGGAGTGCTCTCCGCCATGCGGGTGGGCTTCCACGCGTACGGCGAGTTCGGCTCCGACATCGAGCTCGACGCCCGGGAGGCCGAGCCGCCGCGGGCGGGCGCGGACCGTGCGGTCGCGGGCCTCGGCGCGGAGCGGCTCGTCAACGCCCAGGCCGTCCAGGACGGCCAGGTGATCACGGACGCGGACCTCGTCTTCCGCGCCGACTGGCGAAAGGCTCCCGAGGAGAGCTGA
- a CDS encoding AfsA-related hotdog domain-containing protein: MDTLAPARQIAADTVPAPRAAAQLDYHRTVSRKLVHKSAVSEVFLTDSERVSSDRFLIAAQWPRDHAVFQSGPGGLTDAMVIVETARQASILVFHEYYGVPLDVPFLVRSMEFRITDLDPLGGCAAGPQEVTLGTDIELPSGVRGLRMPVLTRTVVYADGARPCATVSMHGEILDRRIYQRLGRSRGRSAPPDHCPPPIAVRPAAVGRRRAADIVLAAGRPEGTAAGGFASTRAIPPSSTTAPTTCRPC; the protein is encoded by the coding sequence ATGGACACACTCGCACCGGCCCGCCAGATTGCAGCTGACACCGTCCCGGCGCCGCGCGCAGCGGCCCAACTCGACTACCACCGGACCGTATCGCGGAAGTTGGTGCACAAGTCGGCGGTCTCCGAGGTTTTCCTCACGGACTCCGAACGCGTCTCCAGCGACCGCTTCCTGATCGCCGCCCAGTGGCCCCGCGACCACGCGGTGTTCCAGTCCGGCCCAGGTGGCCTGACCGACGCCATGGTGATCGTGGAAACCGCACGTCAGGCCTCCATTCTCGTGTTCCACGAGTACTACGGGGTGCCGCTGGACGTGCCGTTCCTGGTGCGCTCGATGGAGTTCCGCATCACCGATCTCGACCCGCTCGGCGGCTGCGCCGCCGGCCCGCAGGAGGTGACCCTCGGAACGGACATCGAACTTCCGTCGGGGGTAAGGGGGTTGCGCATGCCGGTCCTTACCAGGACGGTGGTCTACGCGGATGGAGCCCGGCCCTGTGCCACGGTCTCGATGCACGGGGAGATCCTTGACCGAAGGATTTACCAGCGGCTCGGCCGCAGCCGAGGCAGATCGGCCCCGCCGGACCACTGTCCGCCGCCGATCGCCGTCCGTCCCGCCGCCGTCGGCCGGCGCCGGGCGGCCGACATCGTTCTCGCCGCCGGCCGGCCCGAGGGCACGGCCGCTGGCGGCTTCGCATCGACCAGAGCCATCCCACCTTCTTCGACCACGGCTCCGACCACGTGCAGGCCGTGCTGA
- a CDS encoding ScbR family autoregulator-binding transcription factor, whose amino-acid sequence MSDGDHTDTGGHELQADGGRAARAPKQARAVRTRATVLEAAAELFARKGFQSVTIQEIAELAGATKGAVYFHFPNKEAMAVELVETFYLAATRNASAVIDPQLPPLQAVRELTRGTARRLRDDAVARAAVRLQAEQAVIDTELPLPFIDYVAYVTLLLTRAADAGQLPPGSEPTTMARVLVAAFFGVQHVSWVLHDRMDVVERVDELLDLLLPA is encoded by the coding sequence TTGAGCGATGGCGACCACACCGACACCGGAGGGCACGAGCTTCAGGCGGACGGCGGCCGAGCGGCCCGGGCCCCCAAGCAGGCGAGGGCCGTCCGCACCCGGGCGACGGTGCTGGAGGCAGCGGCCGAGCTGTTCGCGCGCAAGGGCTTCCAGTCTGTCACCATCCAGGAGATCGCCGAACTCGCCGGGGCCACCAAGGGAGCGGTGTACTTCCACTTCCCCAACAAGGAGGCGATGGCGGTCGAGCTGGTGGAGACCTTCTACCTGGCCGCCACCCGGAACGCCTCGGCCGTGATAGACCCCCAGCTCCCGCCGCTCCAGGCGGTCAGGGAGCTCACCCGCGGAACCGCCCGGCGCCTGCGCGACGACGCCGTGGCCCGCGCCGCGGTGCGGCTGCAGGCCGAGCAGGCCGTCATCGACACCGAGCTGCCGCTGCCGTTCATCGACTACGTCGCCTACGTCACCCTGCTGCTGACCCGTGCCGCGGACGCCGGCCAGCTGCCGCCCGGCAGCGAGCCGACCACCATGGCGCGGGTCCTGGTCGCCGCCTTCTTCGGGGTCCAGCATGTCTCGTGGGTCCTTCACGACCGAATGGACGTCGTCGAGCGGGTCGACGAGCTACTGGATCTGCTGCTCCCGGCCTGA
- a CDS encoding class I adenylate-forming enzyme family protein produces MIKLQDALRHAAERPDHVALVDGGRRITWSELADEIAKVAGGLATVLPPGRPARAAFLCCNGWELVVTTAAFETLGVPVTGLDFEASPDATETALEQLQPTVVVSSKLHRPLLIASGWADREGVLQVHLHGVGEELAAPEPIVPEPAAGEPVAYSTLAAAQTAATSPVVQPYESFAVGYDAAGAPRLIVRRRATEARRLAELVDEFAFDEDDVYLVTVPMYHASSPGWARVFFALGGTVVLGPYHDLAEMCRLVTDEGVTATLMVPPVLSRLLAHPASADLRATSRLRFLLTGGQHLNRWIVNEAWDRFGPVVHHYYGSTETGLVTVLGPDELAVSPCRSGRAMPGIGIAVLDGEHRPLPPGVRGRVAVASYQLMDAYGDAPAPSVLVDLGDGQGPRPFLLTGDDGVIDYEGRLELTGRTAGAVRAGLADDRERAFFGLESELLDQPGVRDLAVLRVRVPDHGDVLAVPFVPVARDLESAAYRAVSAVCARRVPWISAHVIPVDAVPYSPTGTIRGRELLTEIMPLVNLYIHLDKQSATEIPA; encoded by the coding sequence ATGATCAAGCTGCAAGACGCCCTGCGGCACGCCGCCGAACGACCCGACCATGTCGCGCTCGTGGACGGCGGCCGCCGGATCACCTGGTCCGAACTGGCCGACGAGATAGCCAAGGTCGCCGGCGGGCTGGCCACCGTACTGCCGCCCGGGCGCCCGGCCAGGGCCGCCTTCCTCTGCTGCAACGGCTGGGAACTGGTCGTCACCACGGCCGCCTTCGAGACCCTGGGCGTCCCGGTCACCGGCCTCGACTTCGAGGCCTCGCCCGATGCCACCGAGACCGCCCTGGAGCAACTCCAACCCACCGTGGTGGTCAGCAGCAAGCTGCACCGGCCGCTGCTGATCGCCTCCGGGTGGGCCGACCGCGAGGGCGTCCTCCAGGTCCATCTGCACGGCGTCGGCGAGGAGCTGGCCGCACCCGAGCCGATCGTGCCGGAGCCCGCGGCCGGCGAGCCGGTGGCCTATTCCACCCTGGCCGCCGCGCAGACCGCCGCCACCTCGCCCGTGGTCCAGCCCTACGAGTCGTTCGCGGTCGGCTACGACGCGGCCGGCGCGCCGCGCCTGATCGTCCGCCGCCGTGCCACGGAGGCCCGCAGACTGGCCGAGCTCGTCGACGAGTTCGCCTTCGACGAGGACGACGTCTACCTGGTCACCGTGCCGATGTACCACGCCTCCAGCCCCGGCTGGGCACGGGTCTTCTTCGCGCTCGGCGGCACGGTGGTGCTCGGCCCGTACCACGACCTCGCCGAGATGTGCCGGCTGGTCACGGACGAGGGCGTCACCGCCACCCTGATGGTCCCGCCGGTGCTCTCCCGGCTGCTCGCCCACCCGGCCTCCGCCGACCTGCGCGCCACCTCCCGGCTGCGGTTCCTGCTCACCGGCGGCCAGCACCTCAACCGCTGGATCGTGAACGAGGCGTGGGACCGGTTCGGCCCGGTGGTGCACCACTACTACGGCTCCACCGAGACCGGGCTGGTCACCGTGCTCGGCCCGGACGAGCTCGCCGTCTCGCCCTGCCGCTCGGGCCGCGCCATGCCCGGCATCGGGATCGCCGTCCTCGACGGCGAGCACCGCCCGCTGCCACCGGGTGTGCGCGGCCGCGTCGCGGTCGCGAGCTACCAGTTGATGGACGCCTACGGCGACGCGCCCGCGCCCTCCGTCCTGGTCGACCTCGGCGACGGCCAGGGGCCCCGGCCGTTCCTGCTCACCGGGGACGACGGGGTGATCGACTACGAGGGCCGGCTCGAACTCACCGGCCGCACCGCGGGGGCCGTCCGGGCCGGTCTGGCGGACGATCGCGAGCGCGCCTTCTTCGGCCTGGAGTCCGAGCTGCTGGACCAGCCCGGCGTGCGCGACCTGGCCGTCCTGCGGGTCCGGGTGCCCGACCACGGCGACGTCCTGGCGGTGCCGTTCGTCCCCGTCGCGCGGGATCTGGAGAGCGCCGCCTACCGGGCCGTCAGCGCCGTCTGCGCCCGCCGGGTGCCGTGGATCTCCGCCCACGTCATCCCGGTCGACGCCGTCCCGTACAGCCCGACCGGAACGATCCGCGGCCGCGAACTGCTCACCGAGATCATGCCGCTGGTCAACCTGTACATCCACCTCGACAAGCAGTCAGCAACGGAGATCCCCGCATGA
- a CDS encoding MoaF-related domain-containing protein, with amino-acid sequence MKRRLVALAAALAISATGATLVAGQASADDGTTAATATSGYTSLPPFAGKTYLITVDNGNVYRNTYSADGTTLHSETVQGSGVGESFDATLATAQVGWNLYFTSWVEPNGVTVSHVLNFTTNTVKVYFTFATATGGRAGQLHNATLARVS; translated from the coding sequence ATGAAGCGCCGTCTCGTCGCCCTCGCCGCCGCTCTCGCGATCTCCGCCACCGGCGCCACCCTGGTCGCCGGCCAGGCCTCCGCGGACGACGGCACCACGGCCGCCACCGCCACGTCCGGCTACACCAGCCTGCCCCCGTTCGCGGGCAAGACCTACCTGATCACCGTCGACAACGGGAACGTGTACCGCAACACCTACTCGGCGGACGGCACCACGCTGCACTCCGAGACCGTCCAGGGCAGCGGGGTGGGCGAGAGCTTCGATGCCACACTGGCCACCGCCCAGGTCGGCTGGAACCTGTACTTCACCTCCTGGGTGGAGCCCAACGGCGTCACCGTCAGCCACGTCCTGAACTTCACCACCAACACGGTGAAGGTGTACTTCACCTTCGCCACCGCCACCGGCGGCCGCGCCGGCCAGCTGCACAACGCCACGCTGGCCCGCGTCTCCTGA
- a CDS encoding DUF3151 domain-containing protein — MSIHENLLGGPPPTHLPAEPGPLEALAQGASPSEVAAKFPTSSLAWAQLADDAFAAGRVVESYAYARTGYHRGLDSLRRAGWKGHGPVPWEHEPNRGFLRALHALGRAAAAIDEKDEAERCSQFLRDSSPTAAGMLG; from the coding sequence ATGAGCATTCACGAGAACCTGCTCGGCGGCCCCCCGCCGACCCACCTGCCGGCCGAGCCCGGTCCGCTGGAGGCGCTGGCCCAGGGCGCCTCGCCCTCCGAGGTCGCGGCGAAGTTCCCGACCTCCTCGCTCGCCTGGGCGCAGCTCGCCGACGACGCCTTCGCCGCCGGTCGGGTCGTGGAGTCCTACGCCTACGCCCGTACCGGCTACCACCGCGGGCTGGACTCGCTGCGCCGGGCCGGCTGGAAGGGCCACGGCCCCGTGCCGTGGGAGCACGAGCCGAACCGGGGCTTCCTGCGGGCCCTGCACGCGCTGGGCCGGGCCGCCGCGGCCATCGACGAGAAGGACGAGGCCGAGCGCTGCTCTCAGTTCCTGCGCGACAGCTCCCCCACCGCGGCCGGCATGCTCGGCTGA